ATATCAAACCCGCCAACATCCTGATTTGCCCGCACAGCAAACAGATTAAATTAATCGATTTCAGTATTTCCAGCTTATTACCAAAAGAAACCCAAACCATTCAAACGCCTAACAGTTTAGAAGGAACCTTAGCCTATTTATCTCCCGAGCAAACTGGACGCATGAATCGAGGCATTGATTATCGCAGTGACTTCTATTCTCTGGGCGTAACTTTATACGAATTTCTGATCGGGAATCTACCCTTTAATAGTAACGATCCTTTAGAATTAATTCACGCTCATATCGCCCAAAATCCGGAACCGATTAGCACGTGGGTCTGTTTGGGAGGACAATTGTGTCCCGAACCCCTTTCAGACATCATCTTAAAATTAATGGCGAAAAATGCCGAAGATCGCTATCAGAGTGCCTTGGGACTCAAATACGACCTGAAAAAATGTCTAAAAGAATATAAAAAAACAGGAAAGATTGCGTCATTTACGTTGGGAGAACGGGATTTGTGCGATCGATTCCTGATCCCCGAAAAACTTTACGGACGAGAACGCGAAGTTGAAACCCTACTCGAATCTTTCCATCGCGTCGCTACCGGCGAAAGCGAAATGATGCTAGTCGCCGGATTTTCTGGGATTGGTAAAACCGCCGTTATTAACGAAGTTCATAAACCTATTGTTAAACAGCGTGGCTATTTTATCAAAGGCAAATTTGACCAATTCAATCGCAACATTCCCTTCTCTGCCTTTGTCCACGCCTTCCGAGATTTTATGGGGCGATTGCTAAGAAAATCCGATTCTGCATTAGCTCACTGGAAACAGAAAATCCTGGAAATGATCGGCGAAAATGGCCGAGTTCTGATTGATGTCATTCCCGAACTCGAGCGCATTATTGGAGCCCAGCCTCCTGTTCCCGAACTCTCCGGTAGTGCTGCCCAAAATCGCTTTAACCTCCTCTTAGAAAAATTTATCGCCGTCTTCACCACCAAAGAGCATCCTTTAACCCTATTTCTCGATGACTTACAATGGGCAGACTCCGCCTCATTAAATTTGCTTAAAGTGTTAATGGGAGACCGCCAAACGGGATATTTACTCCTGTTGGGAGCCTATCGAGATAATGAAGTCTTCCCTGCTCATCCCTTGATGTTAACTTTGGCTGAATTACAGAAGCAACAGACCAAAATTTCGACCCTTACCCTAACTTCTTTGTCAGTTTCTCACATTAACCAGTTGGTTGCAGAAACGCTCAGTTGCTCCATAGATATAGCAGCTCCTCTAACCCATTTAGTCTATCAAAATACAAAAGGAAATCCTTTTTTTACTACTCAATTTTTAAAAGGACTATATGAGGATAAATTAATTGAATTCGATCGCAATATCGGGTTTTGGCAATGCGATCTAGTGAAGGTGCAAGATTCGGCTCTGACTGACGATGTGGTGGAATTTATGGCTCGGCGATTGCATAAGTTGCCAGAAGAAACTCAAAATGTTTTAAAATTAGCGGCTTGTATTGGCAATCGCTTCGATTTAGAGACCTTAAGTATCATTTGCAAAACAGCTTTTGAAGAAGTGGCAGCGGCCTTGTGGGGCGCTTTACGAGAAGGATTAATTTTACCGCAGAGCGACGCTTACAAGTTCTTCCAAGACTGGAAAAATGGGACAGAAAAAGCCGATGCAGTTACCGTCAATTATCGCTTTTTACACGATCGCGTTCAACAAGCAGCTTATTCTCTGATTCCTCCCGAACGCAAATCATTGACTCATTATGATATTGGATATATTTTACTCGACAAACTGTCAGGTTCCGAGAGAGAAGAATCGATCTTTGACATCGTCGGTCATCTCAATTTAGGGATCGAGTTAATTACCCAAGAATCGCAAAAAAAGGAACTAGCCCACTTAAACTTAATCGCCGGACAGAAAGCAAAACATGCTACAGCTTATGGCTCGGCATTTAAGTACTTAAAACAAGGAATTGACTTACTCCCCGACCATCCTTGGGACAGTCTCCATCAATTAACCCTAAATTTGTACTGCGAAGCGATGCAGAGTGGATACTTAAGTGGCAATATTAGCGAATCTGAAACGTTAGGCGAGATCGTTCTGCAACAAGTCCAGGATCAACTCGATGCGATCGAAGTTTACGAGACTAAAATTCAAATTTATATTACCAGTCGGCAGACAGCACGAGCCATTGATATAGGCTTAGATGCTTTGGCGATGATGGGGATGTCTTTGGAGGATATTACCCATAGCGACAAGAATGCAATCGTCTTACCTGACATTGATACAGTTGCTGACTTATTAGAAGCAACAAATCCGTATTATTTAGCAAAAATGCGGATTTTGACTGCCATTACTTCAGCCGCTTTAATTTCCCGCCCCGATCTCTTATTTGACATTGTCAGCATCCAAGTTCTGCTTTGTCAGGATAATGGTTATTCTGCCTTAGCTGCCTTTACCTATAGTTGGTATGGCGCTCTTCTATGCACCAATTCTAGCGTGATCGATCTCGGATATCAATCGGGTCAATTAGCGATCGCCTTATTAGAACGCTTTCAAGAACAAGCTCGCGTCGAGAAATGCAGTATTTATAATATGGTTTATACCTTTATCATCCCTTGGAAGCAACACGTCAGAGACAGTTTATCGTATTTATTAGAAGGCAGTCAAAATGGATTAGATGTTGGCGATTTTGTCTATGCCGGTTATTGCATCGAAAATTATTGCGCTTATCTCTTTTTAACTGGGGGAGAACTTCCAGCAGTCAGTCAACAACAATCCATCTATATTGAATTGATGCAGAAAATCAAAAATGACTATGCTGCCAATAATATCAGCGTTTGGCGGCAACTGAGCGCTAATTTACTGGGACAATCAACACAGATTACACGTCTCGATGGAAAGTATTTAGATGAGGACACTGTAGAGCAAAATTGGCAAGAATCCCAGTTGGGTTGGTCTCTCTTTAATCTATATTTAGCCCAGACCATGTTATTGTCCTACTTTGGCAACTGGACTGAAGCTATTGCTAAGGCAGAACTCGCCCAAAAATATGCCATCTCTGTCGGCGCTTGGATGCCGATCGCCATTCATAATTTTTATTATTCTTTAGCTTTATTAGCAAGCTGTCAGGATGCGTCATCGCAATACCCAGACATTCTGCTTTTAGTCGAAACTCAGCAAAATACCTTACGTGAATGGGCGCAATATGCGCCAATGAATTACCAACATAAATGGGATTTAGTCGAAGCTGAACGGCAGCGCGTTTTAGGGAATAAAGCAGAGGCTATGGAGTTCTACGATCGAGCCATTGCTGGAGCAAAAGAAAACCAATACTTGCCAGAAGAAGCGATTGCTAATGAACGAGCAGCTCTTTTTTATCTCGACTGGAATAAAGAAAAAGTGTCTGCCAGCTATATGCAAGAAGCTTATTATTGCTATTCTCGTTGGGGGAGTAAAGCCAAAATCGAGGCTCTCGAACAAGACTATCCGCACCTACTCATTCCCATTCTCAACCAACCTAAATTCAATTTAAACACGAATGGAACCATTAGTACAGTTAATGAACTAACAATTTCTGAAAATACCACAGAAACGGGAAATTTATTGGATTTAGCCACTCTGATGAAAGCTTCGCGCACACTCTCGCAGGAGATTGAGTTAGATGACTTGCTCTCGACTCTAATGAAGATTGTCATTGAGAATGCAGGGGCGACTAAAGGTGCATTGTTATTAACCAATGAAACTGACTTGATAATAGAAGCTATTGCCATTCGTTCTAATGCAAGTAATCCCCTACAACTGGATTCCTTACATCAATCAATTCCCCTAGAAAACTATCCCGATTTACCCAAAGGATTGATTAATTACGTTCGGCGGACTGCAAAAACTATTCTTTTAGACGCAAAAACTGCACAAACTCAATTTGCAACCGATCGCTATTTCCTGAATTCTCCCCCTCAAAGTGTACTCTGTTTTCCGCTCTTGGAACGAGGGAAATTCATTGGCGTACTTTACTTGGAAAATCAATGTACTACCGATGCTTTTAATCGCAATCGTATCGAAGTTTTAGATATGCTTTGCGCTCAAGCGGCAATTTCTCTAGAAAATGCCAGACTTTATCAGCGATCGCAGCAAGCCTTCCAAGATTTGAAAAATGCTCAATTACAATTAGTTCAAAATGAAAAAATGGTAACTTTGGGAAATTTAGTTGCTGGGGTCGCTCACGAAATCAATAATCCAGTGAGTTTTATCAGTGGAAATATTAGTGCAGCTCGGGAATATTTGCAGGATTTGCTGGATGGACTTTCTTTATATCAAAATAATGCCGATATCACTGGGGATATTGCCACAAAAATCAAAGATCTAGATTTGGAGTTTGTGGTAGAAGATTTTCCTAAACTCATGACATCCATGGAAACGGGATGCGATCGTATTCATAATATCAGCACTTCCTTGCGCACCTTTTCTCGCACAGACACTGCCAGCAAAACAGAATTCGATCTTCATGATGGTATAGATAGTACCCTATTAATTTTAAAATATCGCCTCAAAGCCAACGACGAGCGTCCTGCTATTGAAATCATTAAAAAATATGGCACGATCGTACCCATTCAGTGCTACCCTGGACAACTGAATCAAGTCTTCATGAATCTGCTTGCTAATGCTATCGATGCTTTAGAAGAAAGCAATGAAGGTCGAACCTTGACAGAGATCGAAAAAAAAACGAATCAGATTACCATTGAAACCGAATTAGCTGACGATAAGAGTCATGTTATCGTCAAAGTTATTGATAATGGTATGGGGATGCCAGAATCTGTACAATCTCAGATATTTGAGCAAGGATTTACGACGAAAGCAGTTGGTAAAGGCACGGGGTTAGGAATGGCGATCGCTCATCAGATTATTGTCGAAAAACATGGTGGAGCGATCGCTTGTCAATCAGAAATCAGTAATGGTACGGAATTTAAGATCATTCTTCCGGTAACTTAGAGTGCATCTCTTTCTAGTCATTAACTGGGGAATATCAAGCTTCACAAGTTTTTCACAATTTTGGCCTAAACTCTAAAATATACTAGGTCATATCGGGTTAAAAATCTTTATGACTATGATGTCAGTTCGTTTTCCAAAAATTGCCGACTATCAAGCGATCGAACTCATCCACCAAAGCGATCGTATCTTCGTCTATCGCGCTCACCGAGAGAATGATGGGCGATTGGTCATTATCAAATTAATGGGTAATGAACATCCTTCCTTTAACGAATTAGTTCAATTTCGCAATCAATACGTCATCAGCAAAAATCTAGGTCTAGAAGGCATCGTCAAACCCTACGCCTTAGAGCGCTACGAGAATCGCTATGCTCTGATTATGGAAGATGTGCAGGGGATCTCTTTAGCCGAATACCGAGGCAGAAACCCCCTCCCCCTGTCCCAATTTTTCAGCATTGCCATCCAACTTGCAGAAATTTTGCACCAACTCCATCAAAATCAAATTATTCATAAAGATATTAAACCCACAAATATATTGATTCAGCCCCAAACCCAACAGATTAAACTCATCGATTTCAGTATTTCTACCTTATTGCCCAAAGAAACCCAAACTGTAAAAACACTGAATGTACTAGAAGGCACTCTTGCCTATATTTCCCCCGAACAAACCGGACGCATGAATCGAGGTATTGACTATCGCAGCGATTTCTATGCCCTTGGCATAACCTTGTACGAACTCCTTGCAGGACGCTTGCCCTTCAATAGCGACGATCCAATGGAATTGGTTCACGCCCATATCGCCCAGCAGCCGATCTCTCCTTGCGATTGGTTGAATGGCAACGGAGAAAACCATCCCCAGAGCCTTTCAGATATTATCTTGAAATTGATGGCGAAGAATGCCGAAGCGCGCTATCAGAGCGCCCTCGGACTCAAATACGACCTCGAAAAATGTCGGCAACAATGGCATGAAAAAGGCATCATCGCGCCGTTTGTTCTGGGAGAGCGCGATCTGTGCGATCGCTTCATCGTCCCCGAAAAACTTTACGGACGAGTCAAAGAAGTTCAAGCTCTACTCGATACCTTTGAAAGGGTCGCCAAGGGCAGCAGCGAAATGATGCTCGTTGCTGGATTTTCCGGCATTGGTAAAACCGCAGTTATTAACGAAGTTCACAAACCAATCACCAGGCAGAAAGGATATTTCATCAAAGGCAAATTCGACCAATTCAATCGCAACATTCCTTTCAGCGCCTTCCTACAAGCCTTCCGAGATTTAATGGGGCAATTACTGGGAGAATCCGATCGTGAATTGGTTGAGTGGAAAGCCCAAATACTAGAAGCAGTGGGAGAAAACGGTCAAGTTCTCATTGATGTCATTCCCGAACTACAATACATTATCGGACAGCAACCCCCTGTTCCCCAACTAGAAGGCAGTGCTGCTCAGAACCGCTTTAATCTGCTTTTTGAAAAATTTATCGCTGTCTTCACCACAAAAAAACATCCCCTAACTCTGTTTCTTGATGACTTGCAATGGGCGGACTCGGCATCATTAAATTTGCTGAAAGTGTTGATGGGAGTAACTCAGATGGGCTATTTGTTGCTGTTGGGAGCATATCGGGATAACGAAGTCTTTCCTGCTCATCCGTTGATGTTATGTTTAGGGGTGTTAGAAAAAAAACAGACGAGAATTTCGACAATTACTTTAGCACCTTTGTCTGTTAATCACATCAATCAATTGGTTGCTGAAACTCTCATTTGTTCGGCAGACTTAGCCACTCCCTTAACTAATTTAGTCTATCAAAAGACAAAGGGAAATCCATTTTTTACGACCCAATTCTTAAAAGGATTGCGTGAGGATGGGTTGATTACCTTTAATCAAAATTTGGGATATTGGGAATGCGATTTAGTCAAGGTAAGAGATGCAGCTCTCACAGATGATGTGGTAGAATTTATGGCCCGAAGGTTGCACAAGTTGCCATCAGAAACGCAAAAAGTATTGAAATTAGCAGCTTGTATTGGGAATCAATTTGACTTAGAGACTTTAGCCATTATCTGCGAAACGCCTTCTGAAGAAGTAGCAGCCAATCTGTGGAGCGCCCTGCGAGAAGGGTTAATTTTACCTCAGAGCGAAGCCTATAAGTTTTTCCAAGAATGGGAAAAAGGTGAAGAGAAAGCGGAGGGGATCGCAGTAGGTTATCGGTTTCTACACGATCGTGTACAACAAGCAGCTTATTCCTTGATTCCCGAAAATAAAAAAGTACAGACTCATTTCAATATTGGTCAGCTTTTACTCAAGACAATTGCCCCCTCTCAGCGGGAAGACTATATCTTTGATATCGTCAGCCATCTCAATTTGAGTATCGAGTTAATTGGCGAACAGACTAAACGAAATGAGTTGGCTAAATTAAATTTAGTTGCAGCGAAAAAAGCGAAGTCTTGTACTGCCAATGCAGCAGCATTTGATTACCTCAATATCGGACTGAATTTATTGGCAGACGATACTTGGCAAGCTGAGTACGAACTGACTCTCAATTTGCACTTAGAAGCCACAGAAGTCAGCTATCTGAAAAGTGATTTTGACAGTATGGAGCGGTTAGGGAAAATTGTTATCGATCGCGCTCGTACTGTTGTCGATCGGATTAAGGTGTACGAAACCCAACTTCAGGCTTATGCCGTTCAAAGCCGATTTGGTGATGGTATTGATGTCGGGTTACAATGCTTGCGGCTTCTCGGCATAGATTTATCTGATAATCCCGATATGACAGAAATTGAGTCTTGGTTGGCACGAACTCAAGCAGCTCTAGATCCATTTACCTTAGAAGAATTACTCAATCGTCCCGAGATGAAAGAACCCAAAATCCTATCGGCAACGCGACTTTTATCGCGGTTGGTTCCGATCAGTTATTTTGGTCGTCAGAGTTTATTTCCCTTGCTTGCTTGTCAAGGAATTTTGCTCTCATTAGACTATGGAGACGCTATCGATACCCCAGTATCTTACATCAACTATGCTTTCTTTTTATGCAATCCCGGTTTCGATCGTTTTGGTCAAGCTTATGAATATGGGAAGATGGCCAAGCAAATTATTGAGAAGCAAAATAATACTCTCCGCTATACTTTCGTCTGGAATAATTTTTATGCCTATGTCTCGCCGTGGCGATCGCATTTGCGCGATGGCATTACGCCTCTGAATGAAGCATCTCAAAAAGCCATAGAAGTCGGAGATTTGGAATTTGCTGCGTATGCACTGACAAACGGATTGCTCTTGGCTTATTGTTCTGGAATAGAACTCGATATGCTGAAGCTAGACTTAGAGAGAGGAGTTGACTTTTGTCACTCGATCCGATTTGAAGGATTGGCTATCTATACGGCTTGCATTTTACAAGTTGCGTTTAACTTAGTTGATAATGTAGAAGATCCTTGCTGTTTGCAAGGAAATTTTTATGATGCCCAAGGAGCAATTGATAGCTTTCAGAAGAGCAAGCACTTACTGGGTCTGTCTATTCATTACTTTAGTCAATTACAACTTAATTATCTCTTTGGAAATATGGCGGAAGCGAAATATTTGCTTGCTGAAGTAGAGACGTATTTACCTGGTATTGGTGGCTTTTTGTTGTTGCCTCATTTTGCATTTTTAGCAGGATTAAATTATCTCAAATTAGTAGAATTAGAAAAAGATAATGAAGAAAAATGGTGGAAAAGTAGCGAACATTGGATCTCGCGTCTCAAATTTTGGGCGGAAAATGCCCCGATGAACTGCCAGCATAAATCCGATCTACTGGAGGCGGAACGGTGTCGAATTTTAGGAGAAAAGTTGAGAGCAATAGAACTCTACGATCGCGCGATCGCTGGAGCTAAAGAAAATGGCTTTATCCACGAAGAGAGCCTGGCTAACGAACTCTTCGCCAAATTTTACCTCGACTGGGGACGAGTCAAAGAAGCCGCCGTCTATATGCAAGAAGCCTATTACGGCTATGCTCGTTGGGGAGCCAAAGCCAAGACCAACCACCTCGAACAACACTATCCTCAGTTATTAAAGCCCATTCTGCAACGCGATCGCCCTTCTTCTGGCTCGGGTAAGAGCATTTCTCACAGTACCAGCCATTCTCAAACCGTGGCCGATATTGCCTCGATTCTGGACTTCTCTTCTTTACTCAAAGCCTCTCAAATCCTCTCGGGAGAAATCGAACTCGAAAAGCTGCTCTCCACCCTCATGAAGATTATTCTTGAAAATGCTGGAGCGACAAAAGGGGCATTATTATTAACCGGCGAAAAAGGGTTGAGCGTAGAAGCGATCGCCACTCACACCGATGCAGAAAAAGAGTTAGAATTCGCTTCTCTACATCAATCCCTTCTCCTCAATGATTATCCCGATTTACCCGCTGGATTGATTAACACTGTGCGACGTACCGCAGAAACCACCCTCTTAGATGGGAAAACTGCCCAAACACAATTGCCGGGCGATCGCTATTTATTACGGTTCTCTCCTCAAAGTTTACTCTGTTTTCCCCTCCTGGAACGAGGCAATTTAATCGGGATTCTTTACTTAGAAAATTGTCTGACTGCCGATGCGTTTACCTACGAGCGCGTAGACATATTAGAGGCCCTCTGCGCCCAAGCGGCTATCTCCTTAACCAATGCCCGGCTGTACCAACAGGCACGGCAAGCCTTAACCAATCTGCAACAGACCCAATTGCAACTGGTGCAGAATGAAAAGATGGCGACATTAGGCAATTTAGTCGCCGGAGTGGCTCACGAAATCAATAATCCGGTTGGGTTTATTGGCGGGAATGTGGGGATGGCGCAAGAATATTTGCACGATTTACTGGAAGTCCTTTCGCTCTATCAAGAAAATGCCTCCCTACCCGAGCCAATTATGGAAGAAATCGAAGACCTCGATCCCGAGTTTATCGCCGAAGACTTCCCCAAACTAATTGCATCCATGCACTCCGGTTGCGATCGCATTCGCAACATCAGCACATCTTTGCGAACATTTTCCCGAACCGATACCGACAAGAAAACCGAATTTAATCTGCATGAAGGTCTTGATAGTACCCTATTAATCCTCAAATATCGCCTCAAAGCCAACGAGGAAAGACCGAGCATTAAAATTGTCAAAAATTATGGGGAGATTCCCGCCGTCAAATGCTGCCCCGGACCAATCAATCAAGTGTTCATGAATATCTTGGCCAATGCGATCGATGCTTTGAATGAAAGTAATGAAGGAAAAACTTTTCAAGAAATCGACACAGCCCCCAATTGCATTACAATCGCGACGGAATGGCACGAGCAGAGCGAGCGAGTAATCGTCAGAATCGCCGATAATGGAACGGGAATGCCAGAAGCCGTGAAAGTGAAACTATTTGAGCAAGGATTTACGACGAAAGAAGTCGGAAAAGGTACGGGGTTGGGAATGGCGATCGCTAAATCCATTATTGTAGAAACACATGGCGGACAGATCGCCTGTCAATCGGAACTCGGAAAGGGTACAGAATTTATCATTTCTGTACCAGTGAATTAAGCTGGTAAATTAAGAGCGATCGCATTGACCTATTTAAACTGATTAGATCGGACGATCGCAATGCCTATTATCTCTCTAATCATACCAAAGCAGTGACAACTCTTCCTGGATATCAACTCGGACCATGTCTCTACGAAGGTCCTCACACCCTCGTTCATCAGGGTATGCGCCTTGGTGATAGCACTTCAGTAATCGTCAAAATACTGCGGAGTGCCCATCCGAGCTTTAGCCAATTAGTTCAATTTCGCAACCAATATGCGATCGCCCGCCATCTGCAACATGCCCATATCGTCACTCCTGTGGCTCTAGAGCGCTACGGCAACGGCTATGCTCTGATTATGCCCGATTCCGGAGCCATAGCCTTGAGTGATTATTGGCAGCAGTTCTCCCCCAATCTGGAACAATTTTTGGCGATCGCCCAACAACTAGCGGATGCCCTACACTATCTCAGTCAAGAACAGATTATTCATAAAGATATCAAACCGGCAAATATCCTGATTCACCCAGAAACCCAACAAGTCCAATTAATCGACTTTAGCATTTCAACCCTACTGCCCAAAGAAAGCCAAACGATTCAAACGGCCAATACATTAGAAGGAACCTTAGCCTATTTATCCCCGGAACAAACCGGACGTATGAATCGAGGGATTGATTATCGCAGTGACTTCTATTCTTTGGGAATAACATTTTACGAACTGTTAACGGGAACCGTTCCCTTTGTGAGTGACGATCCGTTAGAACTGATTCACGCTCATATTGCCCAAAATCCCAAACCCATAGACAGAGAAGACATTCCCCAAGTCCTTCGCAATCTGATCTTCAAATTAATCGCCAAAAATGCTGAACAGAGATATCAGAGTGCCTTGGGACTCAAATGGGACTTAGAGAAGTGTCTTGAGCAATATCGAGAAACGGGAACAATAGAGCGATTTGAATTAGCGCAGCACGATCGCTGCGATCGCTTCATAATTCCCGAAAAACTCTACGGACGAGAACCCGAAGTTCAAACGCTATTAGAAGCCTTTGAAAGAGTCGCAGAAGGGAACTGTGAAATCGTTTTAGTAGCGGGATTTTCTGGGATTGGTAAAACCGCTGTCGTCAACGAAGTTCACAAGCCCATCGTCAGACAACGGGGCTACTTTATCAAAGGAAAATTCGACCAATTTAACCGCAATATTCCCTTGAGTGCTTTTGTCATCGCCTTTCGAGACTTAATGGGACAATTACTCGGAGAAAGCGATGCACAGTTGCAAGAGTGGAAAGGAAAAATCCTAGCAGCAGTGGGAGAAAGTGGGCAAGTTCTCATTG
This region of Roseofilum reptotaenium CS-1145 genomic DNA includes:
- a CDS encoding trifunctional serine/threonine-protein kinase/ATP-binding protein/sensor histidine kinase, whose translation is MISYHTNAVATLSGYQLGQHLYEGPRTLVYQGTRLCDGASVIVKILRTPHPSFSQLVQFRNQYAIARHLQHANIVTPLALESYGNGYALIMPDSKAMALHDYWHQFNPNLEEFFAISLQLADALHYLSQEQIIHKDIKPANILICPHSKQIKLIDFSISSLLPKETQTIQTPNSLEGTLAYLSPEQTGRMNRGIDYRSDFYSLGVTLYEFLIGNLPFNSNDPLELIHAHIAQNPEPISTWVCLGGQLCPEPLSDIILKLMAKNAEDRYQSALGLKYDLKKCLKEYKKTGKIASFTLGERDLCDRFLIPEKLYGREREVETLLESFHRVATGESEMMLVAGFSGIGKTAVINEVHKPIVKQRGYFIKGKFDQFNRNIPFSAFVHAFRDFMGRLLRKSDSALAHWKQKILEMIGENGRVLIDVIPELERIIGAQPPVPELSGSAAQNRFNLLLEKFIAVFTTKEHPLTLFLDDLQWADSASLNLLKVLMGDRQTGYLLLLGAYRDNEVFPAHPLMLTLAELQKQQTKISTLTLTSLSVSHINQLVAETLSCSIDIAAPLTHLVYQNTKGNPFFTTQFLKGLYEDKLIEFDRNIGFWQCDLVKVQDSALTDDVVEFMARRLHKLPEETQNVLKLAACIGNRFDLETLSIICKTAFEEVAAALWGALREGLILPQSDAYKFFQDWKNGTEKADAVTVNYRFLHDRVQQAAYSLIPPERKSLTHYDIGYILLDKLSGSEREESIFDIVGHLNLGIELITQESQKKELAHLNLIAGQKAKHATAYGSAFKYLKQGIDLLPDHPWDSLHQLTLNLYCEAMQSGYLSGNISESETLGEIVLQQVQDQLDAIEVYETKIQIYITSRQTARAIDIGLDALAMMGMSLEDITHSDKNAIVLPDIDTVADLLEATNPYYLAKMRILTAITSAALISRPDLLFDIVSIQVLLCQDNGYSALAAFTYSWYGALLCTNSSVIDLGYQSGQLAIALLERFQEQARVEKCSIYNMVYTFIIPWKQHVRDSLSYLLEGSQNGLDVGDFVYAGYCIENYCAYLFLTGGELPAVSQQQSIYIELMQKIKNDYAANNISVWRQLSANLLGQSTQITRLDGKYLDEDTVEQNWQESQLGWSLFNLYLAQTMLLSYFGNWTEAIAKAELAQKYAISVGAWMPIAIHNFYYSLALLASCQDASSQYPDILLLVETQQNTLREWAQYAPMNYQHKWDLVEAERQRVLGNKAEAMEFYDRAIAGAKENQYLPEEAIANERAALFYLDWNKEKVSASYMQEAYYCYSRWGSKAKIEALEQDYPHLLIPILNQPKFNLNTNGTISTVNELTISENTTETGNLLDLATLMKASRTLSQEIELDDLLSTLMKIVIENAGATKGALLLTNETDLIIEAIAIRSNASNPLQLDSLHQSIPLENYPDLPKGLINYVRRTAKTILLDAKTAQTQFATDRYFLNSPPQSVLCFPLLERGKFIGVLYLENQCTTDAFNRNRIEVLDMLCAQAAISLENARLYQRSQQAFQDLKNAQLQLVQNEKMVTLGNLVAGVAHEINNPVSFISGNISAAREYLQDLLDGLSLYQNNADITGDIATKIKDLDLEFVVEDFPKLMTSMETGCDRIHNISTSLRTFSRTDTASKTEFDLHDGIDSTLLILKYRLKANDERPAIEIIKKYGTIVPIQCYPGQLNQVFMNLLANAIDALEESNEGRTLTEIEKKTNQITIETELADDKSHVIVKVIDNGMGMPESVQSQIFEQGFTTKAVGKGTGLGMAIAHQIIVEKHGGAIACQSEISNGTEFKIILPVT
- a CDS encoding trifunctional serine/threonine-protein kinase/ATP-binding protein/sensor histidine kinase, whose amino-acid sequence is MMSVRFPKIADYQAIELIHQSDRIFVYRAHRENDGRLVIIKLMGNEHPSFNELVQFRNQYVISKNLGLEGIVKPYALERYENRYALIMEDVQGISLAEYRGRNPLPLSQFFSIAIQLAEILHQLHQNQIIHKDIKPTNILIQPQTQQIKLIDFSISTLLPKETQTVKTLNVLEGTLAYISPEQTGRMNRGIDYRSDFYALGITLYELLAGRLPFNSDDPMELVHAHIAQQPISPCDWLNGNGENHPQSLSDIILKLMAKNAEARYQSALGLKYDLEKCRQQWHEKGIIAPFVLGERDLCDRFIVPEKLYGRVKEVQALLDTFERVAKGSSEMMLVAGFSGIGKTAVINEVHKPITRQKGYFIKGKFDQFNRNIPFSAFLQAFRDLMGQLLGESDRELVEWKAQILEAVGENGQVLIDVIPELQYIIGQQPPVPQLEGSAAQNRFNLLFEKFIAVFTTKKHPLTLFLDDLQWADSASLNLLKVLMGVTQMGYLLLLGAYRDNEVFPAHPLMLCLGVLEKKQTRISTITLAPLSVNHINQLVAETLICSADLATPLTNLVYQKTKGNPFFTTQFLKGLREDGLITFNQNLGYWECDLVKVRDAALTDDVVEFMARRLHKLPSETQKVLKLAACIGNQFDLETLAIICETPSEEVAANLWSALREGLILPQSEAYKFFQEWEKGEEKAEGIAVGYRFLHDRVQQAAYSLIPENKKVQTHFNIGQLLLKTIAPSQREDYIFDIVSHLNLSIELIGEQTKRNELAKLNLVAAKKAKSCTANAAAFDYLNIGLNLLADDTWQAEYELTLNLHLEATEVSYLKSDFDSMERLGKIVIDRARTVVDRIKVYETQLQAYAVQSRFGDGIDVGLQCLRLLGIDLSDNPDMTEIESWLARTQAALDPFTLEELLNRPEMKEPKILSATRLLSRLVPISYFGRQSLFPLLACQGILLSLDYGDAIDTPVSYINYAFFLCNPGFDRFGQAYEYGKMAKQIIEKQNNTLRYTFVWNNFYAYVSPWRSHLRDGITPLNEASQKAIEVGDLEFAAYALTNGLLLAYCSGIELDMLKLDLERGVDFCHSIRFEGLAIYTACILQVAFNLVDNVEDPCCLQGNFYDAQGAIDSFQKSKHLLGLSIHYFSQLQLNYLFGNMAEAKYLLAEVETYLPGIGGFLLLPHFAFLAGLNYLKLVELEKDNEEKWWKSSEHWISRLKFWAENAPMNCQHKSDLLEAERCRILGEKLRAIELYDRAIAGAKENGFIHEESLANELFAKFYLDWGRVKEAAVYMQEAYYGYARWGAKAKTNHLEQHYPQLLKPILQRDRPSSGSGKSISHSTSHSQTVADIASILDFSSLLKASQILSGEIELEKLLSTLMKIILENAGATKGALLLTGEKGLSVEAIATHTDAEKELEFASLHQSLLLNDYPDLPAGLINTVRRTAETTLLDGKTAQTQLPGDRYLLRFSPQSLLCFPLLERGNLIGILYLENCLTADAFTYERVDILEALCAQAAISLTNARLYQQARQALTNLQQTQLQLVQNEKMATLGNLVAGVAHEINNPVGFIGGNVGMAQEYLHDLLEVLSLYQENASLPEPIMEEIEDLDPEFIAEDFPKLIASMHSGCDRIRNISTSLRTFSRTDTDKKTEFNLHEGLDSTLLILKYRLKANEERPSIKIVKNYGEIPAVKCCPGPINQVFMNILANAIDALNESNEGKTFQEIDTAPNCITIATEWHEQSERVIVRIADNGTGMPEAVKVKLFEQGFTTKEVGKGTGLGMAIAKSIIVETHGGQIACQSELGKGTEFIISVPVN